Proteins from a genomic interval of Calditrichota bacterium:
- a CDS encoding pyruvate ferredoxin oxidoreductase, translating to MIEIRIHGRGGQGAVIASKLLAYASFKEGKYVQAFPTYGVERRGAPVAAFVRIDEKPVLIRSQIYEPDHIIVLDPTLIDSVDVTKGLKSGGWILINTVRDPSEFNHLKGFKIATVDASGIAVKYQLGSKSHPIVNTGILGAFARLGFLSLDSIVDAIKENVPLMAESNAKAAKEAYEKVIF from the coding sequence ATGATCGAGATCAGGATACACGGCCGGGGTGGGCAAGGTGCGGTAATTGCTTCCAAACTGCTGGCGTATGCTTCGTTTAAGGAAGGCAAATACGTGCAGGCTTTTCCCACCTACGGCGTTGAAAGACGGGGAGCTCCGGTGGCAGCCTTTGTTCGTATCGATGAAAAACCCGTGTTGATTCGAAGTCAGATTTATGAGCCAGACCATATCATTGTTTTAGACCCCACATTAATCGATTCAGTAGATGTTACAAAAGGCCTCAAAAGCGGAGGCTGGATTTTAATTAATACTGTTCGAGACCCATCCGAATTTAACCACCTCAAGGGATTTAAAATAGCCACAGTTGATGCAAGTGGCATTGCAGTTAAGTATCAATTGGGTTCAAAATCTCATCCCATTGTAAACACAGGAATTCTGGGTGCGTTTGCACGTCTTGGATTTTTATCGCTGGATTCCATTGTGGACGCGATCAAGGAAAATGTGCCGTTGATGGCTGAAAGCAATGCAAAGGCGGCGAAAGAAGCCTATGAAAAAGTCATTTTTTAA
- a CDS encoding FAD-dependent oxidoreductase encodes MSRVIEFTSEKEMPLLVVSLESTLYNKTGSWRYLRPVYHDKTAPCVEGCPAGEDVEGYMYLVSQGKFDEAWELIMKENPFPAVCGRVCYHPCEMSCNRGDYDESLSINAIERVVGDHGLDMDVEKLRIRQSNSHKIAVVGSGPSGLACAYHLARLGYNVTVFESHREAGGVLRVGIPEYRLPRDILDKEIARIEKLGVVIETATTVGKDIRWDELLAYDAIYLASGVHKNRRLQVPGEDLNGVLSGLEFLREVNSGKDVALGEKVAIIGGGNTAMDAARTALRLGAKPTIYYRRTRAEMPAIREEIDETEHEGIDMVFLVSPSKIVGENGKVHAIEFTRMELGEPDESGRRRPVPIPGSEFQVQIDNVITAIGEKGDFSYLPKELQPDDGTISVNRIGQTAIPKVFAGGDIISQPHTVVHAIGAGKRAAMAIDAFLKDKNLEELLAEIQIGYKGSFSFRRYVRDLPRDPVDNREVVHIEHVNLDHFEHLERNAVPELGIARRVTNFQEVKIGFTKETAITEARRCFNCGVCNMCDNCLVYCPDTAIKRREDGYRYIIDYDYCKGCGVCVQECPRFAMTLQSEGR; translated from the coding sequence TTGAGCAGAGTCATTGAGTTTACCTCGGAAAAGGAAATGCCACTTCTTGTGGTTTCTTTGGAATCCACTTTATATAATAAAACCGGTTCCTGGCGCTATCTGCGTCCTGTCTATCACGATAAAACAGCCCCTTGTGTGGAAGGATGTCCTGCAGGCGAAGATGTGGAAGGATACATGTATCTGGTTTCCCAGGGCAAATTTGATGAAGCCTGGGAACTGATTATGAAAGAAAATCCTTTTCCGGCTGTGTGCGGCCGTGTCTGTTATCATCCATGTGAGATGTCCTGCAATCGGGGAGACTATGATGAATCCTTGAGTATTAATGCCATCGAACGGGTGGTAGGGGATCATGGTTTGGACATGGACGTAGAGAAGCTTCGCATTCGTCAAAGCAATTCCCACAAAATTGCGGTGGTTGGATCGGGCCCGTCGGGTTTGGCCTGTGCTTATCATCTGGCCCGGCTGGGTTACAATGTAACGGTTTTTGAATCGCACAGAGAAGCGGGGGGTGTTTTACGGGTGGGGATTCCCGAATATCGCCTGCCACGGGATATTTTGGACAAAGAGATTGCCCGTATCGAAAAACTGGGCGTTGTCATTGAAACCGCTACAACCGTTGGGAAGGATATCCGATGGGACGAGTTGCTGGCTTACGACGCCATCTATCTGGCTTCCGGTGTTCACAAAAACCGCCGATTGCAGGTGCCGGGCGAGGATTTAAACGGCGTTTTGTCGGGACTGGAATTTTTGCGGGAGGTGAATAGCGGGAAGGATGTGGCATTGGGAGAAAAAGTTGCCATTATTGGCGGGGGCAACACGGCAATGGATGCGGCCCGAACAGCCCTTCGGCTGGGAGCAAAACCGACCATTTACTATCGGAGAACCCGCGCCGAGATGCCGGCCATTCGCGAAGAGATTGATGAAACGGAACACGAAGGGATCGATATGGTCTTTCTGGTTTCGCCTTCCAAAATTGTCGGTGAGAATGGAAAGGTCCATGCCATTGAGTTTACGCGAATGGAATTGGGAGAACCGGATGAGTCCGGCAGGCGACGGCCTGTTCCCATTCCGGGATCCGAATTTCAGGTTCAGATTGACAATGTGATTACGGCCATTGGCGAAAAGGGTGATTTTTCCTATTTGCCGAAGGAACTGCAGCCTGATGACGGCACCATTTCGGTCAATCGAATTGGACAAACGGCCATCCCAAAGGTTTTTGCAGGTGGCGACATTATTTCACAGCCGCACACAGTGGTACACGCTATTGGCGCAGGCAAGCGGGCGGCCATGGCCATTGATGCCTTTTTGAAGGATAAGAATCTGGAGGAACTGCTTGCTGAAATTCAAATCGGTTACAAGGGCAGTTTTTCCTTCCGGCGCTATGTGCGGGACCTTCCCAGAGATCCTGTCGATAATCGCGAAGTGGTGCACATTGAGCATGTAAATCTGGATCATTTTGAACATCTGGAACGCAATGCCGTGCCTGAATTGGGAATAGCCCGCCGGGTGACCAATTTTCAGGAAGTTAAGATTGGTTTTACCAAAGAAACGGCCATCACCGAGGCCAGGCGCTGCTTTAACTGCGGGGTCTGTAATATGTGCGATAATTGTCTGGTTTATTGTCCCGATACAGCCATCAAGCGGCGGGAAGACGGCTATCGGTACATTATTGACTACGATTATTGCAAGGGATGCGGCGTTTGTGTACAGGAATGCCCGCGCTTTGCCATGACACTCCAGTCAGAAGGCAGGTAA
- the porA gene encoding pyruvate ferredoxin oxidoreductase: MKDVMLGNHAASHGARLSKVDVIAAYPITPQTLIVEKLSELCADGDLNAKFIKVESEHSAMAACIGAEAAGARSFTATSSQGLALMHELLHWASAARLPIVMAEVNRALAPGWSIWTEQTDSLAQRETGWLQFYCENNQEVLDTVIMAYRIAEQVLLPVMVVLDAFILSHTNEIVDVPEQAMVDSYLPPYQPEFKMDVNNPHAFGGLVTPDNYMEMRYKIHQAMQRAKTVAVEADQEFQEIFGRSYGVMEAYKLDDAEYVIMSAGAITSMLRVIVDAYREKGLKLGLLKIKMFRPFPTEIFKKLLAGRKKIGVLDRDISFGATGIFFQEIKAALYPEKKNGVPALFGYVMGLGGRDITLSHLEQMVDHMMSHDEPEEDSVWIGLKK; the protein is encoded by the coding sequence ATGAAAGATGTGATGCTTGGAAACCATGCAGCTTCGCATGGAGCAAGGCTTTCAAAGGTCGATGTGATTGCAGCGTATCCGATTACGCCTCAGACATTAATCGTCGAAAAATTATCGGAGCTTTGCGCGGATGGTGATTTAAATGCCAAATTTATTAAGGTTGAGTCTGAACATTCGGCCATGGCGGCCTGCATCGGGGCAGAAGCAGCGGGTGCCCGTTCATTTACCGCAACCAGCTCTCAGGGGTTGGCGCTTATGCACGAGCTTCTGCACTGGGCATCGGCGGCCCGGCTTCCGATTGTTATGGCGGAAGTAAATCGGGCATTGGCGCCGGGGTGGTCCATCTGGACGGAACAAACAGACAGCCTCGCCCAGCGGGAAACCGGGTGGCTGCAGTTTTATTGCGAAAATAATCAAGAGGTTCTGGATACGGTAATCATGGCCTATCGAATTGCCGAGCAGGTTTTGCTCCCGGTGATGGTTGTACTGGACGCCTTTATTCTTTCACATACGAATGAAATTGTCGACGTGCCCGAACAAGCCATGGTCGATTCCTATTTGCCTCCCTACCAGCCTGAATTCAAAATGGATGTAAATAATCCGCATGCCTTTGGGGGACTGGTAACGCCCGACAATTACATGGAAATGCGTTACAAAATACACCAGGCGATGCAGCGGGCAAAAACGGTGGCCGTGGAGGCGGATCAGGAATTTCAGGAGATTTTTGGACGAAGCTACGGAGTGATGGAAGCCTACAAGTTGGATGATGCAGAGTATGTCATCATGTCTGCCGGGGCCATTACCAGCATGCTTCGGGTCATTGTGGATGCTTATCGGGAAAAAGGACTCAAACTTGGCTTGCTGAAGATCAAAATGTTTCGTCCCTTTCCCACTGAAATTTTCAAAAAGCTTTTGGCCGGACGCAAGAAAATCGGCGTTTTGGACCGGGATATTTCATTTGGGGCTACCGGGATCTTCTTTCAGGAAATAAAAGCGGCTCTGTATCCGGAAAAGAAAAACGGAGTACCCGCCCTGTTTGGTTACGTCATGGGCCTGGGCGGCCGGGATATTACCTTGTCTCACCTGGAGCAAATGGTTGACCACATGATGAGTCATGATGAACCTGAGGAAGATTCGGTGTGGATCGGACTGAAAAAATAG
- a CDS encoding IclR family transcriptional regulator, with protein sequence MQFFNSRLLSKQTIKALPRGDIQKNYIFAIFFLTWGLFFCTIFKKVSNNKIAFYYMKQLPNNSIYRAFQILFFMAEHASDAGVTEIANALGIHKSTVYRFLSSMEKLGVVQQNTESNKYRLGLALFELGNRVPMKQGLIDKIHPFLEDLAQDVREIVNLAGLFQNEVLYLDKIEAYRNIQIKTYIGFHIPPHCTALGKSILAFMNPEDVKHILHEKGLPRLTKKTITDAGTFEKELSRIRSAGFAVDDEEFEEGIRCIAVPLFDTRGNVMASISISGPTARIQEETIPETVNKLNDTVSAIHKSLKFKLL encoded by the coding sequence ATGCAATTTTTTAATTCAAGATTACTCTCCAAACAAACGATAAAGGCTCTTCCCCGAGGAGATATCCAAAAAAATTACATTTTTGCAATTTTTTTCTTGACATGGGGACTATTTTTTTGTACTATTTTTAAAAAGGTTTCTAATAATAAAATAGCGTTTTACTATATGAAACAACTACCCAACAATTCCATTTATCGGGCGTTTCAAATTCTCTTTTTTATGGCCGAACATGCGTCAGATGCGGGAGTCACGGAAATCGCTAATGCGCTGGGAATTCATAAAAGTACGGTTTACCGTTTTCTCTCATCCATGGAAAAATTGGGTGTTGTCCAACAAAATACCGAATCCAATAAATATCGTCTTGGTCTGGCCCTTTTTGAGTTGGGGAATCGTGTTCCAATGAAGCAAGGTCTTATCGATAAGATCCATCCCTTTCTTGAAGATTTGGCGCAGGATGTACGGGAAATTGTTAACCTTGCCGGGCTTTTCCAAAACGAAGTGTTATATTTAGATAAAATCGAAGCCTACCGAAATATTCAAATCAAAACCTATATCGGATTTCACATTCCCCCTCATTGCACGGCCCTTGGCAAATCAATTTTAGCGTTCATGAACCCGGAGGATGTGAAACACATTCTGCATGAAAAAGGGCTTCCAAGGCTCACGAAAAAGACCATTACTGACGCGGGTACATTTGAAAAAGAACTGTCGAGAATTCGTTCCGCAGGTTTTGCCGTTGATGATGAGGAGTTTGAAGAAGGCATCCGCTGTATCGCGGTCCCCCTGTTTGATACCCGGGGAAATGTCATGGCGTCAATCAGTATTTCAGGACCTACGGCACGCATTCAGGAAGAAACAATTCCGGAAACAGTGAACAAGCTTAATGATACCGTTAGCGCGATTCACAAATCTTTAAAATTTAAGCTGTTGTAA
- a CDS encoding homoserine dehydrogenase, which translates to MEFNLAFIGFGTVGKGLMELLIEKEESLQQSFNFSYKIVAVHDLLLGTVIDTEDGLNGPEILDTVAREKSLKNHPRFSKGWDTKRVISETDAHIIIEVTPTDIKTGQPAISHVEWALLNQKHVVTTNKGPVALAYQPLKELADQNGVDFRFEGTVMSGTPVFHLCETGLAGANIHRIQGILNGTTNYILTQMEQGIPYETALKDAQEKGYAETVPDADVLGWDAKAKVLILANVLMGANLKETDIPCEGITHISLDDIASAKKSGQRWKLIGSVEQTEEGVSASVKPVRLPQDDFLAGISGVTNALSFETDALGTTTIIGPGAGKIETGFSLLTDILAINRKYNQ; encoded by the coding sequence ATGGAGTTTAATCTGGCATTTATCGGATTTGGTACCGTTGGGAAGGGCTTAATGGAATTACTTATCGAAAAAGAGGAGAGTCTGCAGCAGTCCTTCAATTTTTCATATAAAATTGTTGCCGTTCATGATCTTCTTCTGGGAACAGTAATCGACACGGAGGACGGCCTGAATGGCCCTGAGATTCTGGACACCGTCGCCCGGGAAAAATCCCTTAAAAATCACCCTCGTTTTTCAAAAGGATGGGACACAAAGCGGGTCATCAGTGAAACCGATGCCCACATTATTATTGAAGTCACACCGACGGATATTAAAACGGGACAACCAGCAATTTCCCATGTGGAATGGGCCCTTTTGAACCAAAAGCATGTTGTGACAACCAACAAGGGGCCAGTTGCTCTTGCCTATCAACCCCTGAAAGAACTGGCCGACCAAAACGGTGTGGACTTTCGGTTTGAAGGAACCGTTATGAGCGGAACACCCGTTTTTCACTTGTGTGAAACGGGGCTTGCAGGTGCAAATATTCATCGGATTCAGGGTATTTTAAACGGAACCACCAACTACATTCTTACCCAAATGGAACAAGGAATTCCCTATGAAACGGCGCTTAAGGATGCCCAGGAAAAGGGCTATGCAGAAACCGTGCCCGATGCAGATGTTCTGGGTTGGGATGCAAAGGCCAAAGTTCTTATATTGGCCAATGTTTTAATGGGAGCTAATCTGAAGGAGACAGATATCCCCTGTGAGGGCATTACTCATATTTCATTGGATGATATTGCTTCAGCCAAAAAATCGGGCCAGCGGTGGAAACTCATTGGCAGCGTGGAACAAACAGAAGAGGGTGTATCGGCCAGTGTAAAGCCCGTAAGACTTCCGCAAGATGATTTTCTCGCAGGTATATCCGGTGTGACCAATGCTCTAAGCTTTGAAACAGACGCATTGGGAACCACGACGATTATTGGACCCGGTGCAGGCAAAATTGAAACCGGTTTTTCGCTATTGACGGACATTTTGGCAATTAATCGGAAATACAATCAATGA